In the Clostridium beijerinckii genome, one interval contains:
- a CDS encoding response regulator, which produces MKKILIVDDSSYMRMFIRKIIQKRGTYMILEASGKDDAIETYKIESPDIIILDLNMSEVRKDGIDVLSQIMSIDPEAVVIIISAVGYDDVKDECLALGAKSYIKKPFDTQTLIKTLEEYK; this is translated from the coding sequence ATGAAGAAGATTTTGATAGTTGATGATTCATCGTATATGCGAATGTTTATACGAAAAATTATTCAAAAAAGGGGAACTTATATGATCTTAGAAGCATCAGGTAAAGATGATGCAATAGAAACATATAAGATTGAAAGTCCTGATATTATAATTTTAGATTTAAATATGTCTGAAGTTAGAAAAGATGGCATTGATGTTTTAAGCCAAATAATGAGTATTGATCCTGAAGCAGTAGTAATTATTATATCTGCAGTAGGATATGATGATGTCAAAGATGAATGCTTAGCCTTAGGAGCTAAGAGTTATATAAAGAAACCATTTGATACTCAAACTTTAATAAAAACACTAGAAGAATACAAATAA
- a CDS encoding aldehyde dehydrogenase family protein encodes MIVKKPIQYAVIIDRQGDCGVFDTMEDAIKLAHVACEKYKQYSEQRKNEIVDSVIKELELHLEEVSLMTCKENGASSYNNILYNNTNALDKCLNDNYLESRFSIINGDNSYTVNGVIVEASNPIETIIRNSILMLKAGHAVVFSSNEDVKEVFSYTIKLINRAIEAVGGPRNLVVTVKKPSVESTDILISHERITLISAIDNQDTRKIAL; translated from the coding sequence ATGATAGTAAAAAAACCAATTCAATATGCAGTTATAATCGATAGACAAGGAGATTGTGGAGTTTTTGACACCATGGAAGATGCCATTAAATTAGCTCATGTTGCTTGTGAAAAATATAAGCAATACAGTGAACAAAGAAAGAATGAAATAGTAGATTCAGTAATTAAAGAATTAGAATTGCACTTAGAAGAAGTTAGCTTAATGACTTGTAAAGAGAATGGTGCTAGCTCCTACAATAATATTCTTTACAATAATACTAATGCATTAGATAAATGTTTAAATGATAACTATCTTGAATCTAGGTTCTCTATAATTAACGGTGATAATTCTTATACTGTAAATGGCGTTATTGTTGAAGCATCTAATCCTATCGAAACAATAATTAGAAACAGCATTCTAATGCTTAAAGCTGGACATGCAGTTGTATTTTCATCAAATGAAGATGTAAAAGAAGTATTTTCTTATACTATTAAACTTATAAATAGAGCTATAGAGGCAGTAGGTGGCCCAAGAAATCTTGTAGTAACAGTAAAAAAACCTAGCGTTGAAAGCACTGATATCTTGATTTCACACGAAAGAATAACTCTTATTTCTGCAATAGATAATCAAGATACTAGAAAAATAGCTCTTTAG
- a CDS encoding response regulator — MKNQNKDEINIYSNDFLKLMNSIHVRFLEVNSINYNELLRKSLEEIGEFFDLDRIYIYHFSKDPTFMKIECQWNKKFIKPKREIIEDEVVYAFPWLIRQIKSKDFIVLNNITEFPVDATFELEAFNMEGIKSSLILPLKDKNKLIGFIGFETLSESIIWQSEQIKVLNNISKFLEFIKARITKLKEYESLLNGQTILLDNAASQIWALSNVTSYATVNEAHAEFFGKKKSDLEYKDLYDIFDVNTANKLSENNWELFRNDEPAEKELKIKNWKGEDRLLQVKSKPIKDESGNIKYLVCTAQDITEQRIAEAELYKAKVEAESANIAKSQFLANMSHEIRTPMNGIFGFLELLESSNLSLEQKEFVREAKSASDILLNIINDILDFSKIEAKKLVLEKISFNLRTVIEDAVSLFVPKTLEKGIQLYTIIDPTIPDEVIGDPSRLKQILTNLLSNGVKFTDAGEIAIKVDYFEEENDIALLTFEVRDTGIGISGKDIQKLFKSFNQADASTTRKYGGTGLGLSICRELVNMMDGEITVDSVLDKGSIFRFCVRLKISKRASEHISIFEKVNDVNILIVDNDENSRKITSSYLKGTGLHIIEVDGAGEAISTIISNNDTKNKISIVIIECEIPGMNCYELARTLKNIPIAKHIKLILLMSRYKGDFKAAMEYGFSSYLTKPLKRDDLLDCIAVNLGLKKEDEEHFEDSNKNVVKNIYDLSEIRILLAEDNEVNRKIFISMLKSRGITCDVALDGKEALRKVSEEDYDIVFMDCQMPVMDGYEATAEIRRIEENRKHTKIVAVTANAMEGDSEKCIKSGMDNYITKPINFGIVFKMIEESIIDKKHNTIDYSRIIDNYINEFSRDTGLDIEDALEIFEDYIRCLPDLLNGINDAINTKDLKKLAKFAHELKGSSGTLRINSVHELAKMLDKKALEEKLDECNEIFGQIKDLFYKI; from the coding sequence ATGAAGAATCAAAACAAGGATGAAATAAATATTTATTCTAATGATTTCCTAAAATTAATGAATAGTATTCATGTGAGATTTTTAGAGGTGAATTCTATAAACTATAATGAGTTATTAAGAAAATCATTAGAGGAAATTGGAGAATTTTTTGATTTAGATAGAATATATATATATCATTTTTCTAAAGACCCTACTTTTATGAAAATAGAATGTCAATGGAATAAAAAGTTTATAAAACCAAAAAGGGAAATTATAGAGGATGAAGTAGTTTACGCTTTTCCATGGTTAATCCGTCAAATTAAAAGTAAGGATTTTATTGTTTTAAATAATATAACTGAATTTCCGGTTGATGCAACATTTGAATTAGAAGCTTTTAATATGGAGGGGATAAAATCGTCTCTTATACTTCCATTAAAAGATAAAAACAAATTAATAGGTTTTATAGGATTTGAAACCTTATCGGAATCAATAATATGGCAATCGGAACAGATAAAAGTATTAAATAATATTTCAAAGTTTTTAGAATTCATAAAAGCTAGGATTACAAAATTAAAAGAATACGAATCGCTTCTTAATGGTCAGACCATTTTACTTGATAATGCTGCATCACAGATTTGGGCACTAAGCAATGTTACTTCATATGCCACTGTTAATGAGGCTCATGCAGAATTTTTTGGTAAGAAAAAGAGCGATTTAGAATATAAAGACCTATATGACATATTTGATGTTAATACTGCAAATAAGTTGTCTGAAAATAATTGGGAATTATTTAGGAATGATGAGCCAGCAGAGAAAGAGCTTAAAATTAAGAATTGGAAAGGCGAGGACAGGCTCCTTCAGGTTAAAAGTAAACCTATTAAAGATGAATCAGGTAACATTAAATATCTTGTTTGTACAGCACAGGATATTACGGAGCAAAGAATTGCAGAAGCTGAATTATATAAAGCAAAAGTAGAGGCTGAATCTGCAAATATAGCAAAGAGTCAGTTTCTTGCAAATATGTCACATGAAATAAGAACTCCAATGAATGGAATATTTGGATTTTTAGAATTATTGGAATCGTCAAATCTCTCTCTGGAACAAAAAGAATTTGTACGCGAAGCAAAATCTGCTTCAGATATTTTACTAAATATTATTAATGATATATTGGACTTTTCAAAAATTGAGGCTAAAAAATTAGTACTAGAAAAAATAAGCTTTAATTTGAGAACTGTTATAGAAGATGCTGTTTCACTTTTTGTTCCTAAAACCTTGGAAAAAGGAATTCAGCTTTATACAATAATTGATCCAACTATTCCAGATGAGGTTATAGGTGATCCGTCTAGACTTAAGCAAATATTAACTAATCTTTTGAGCAATGGTGTTAAATTTACTGATGCGGGTGAAATTGCAATTAAGGTTGATTATTTTGAGGAAGAAAATGATATCGCACTTCTTACATTTGAAGTGAGGGATACTGGAATTGGAATTAGCGGAAAGGATATACAAAAACTTTTTAAATCTTTTAACCAAGCAGATGCATCTACAACGAGAAAATATGGAGGAACTGGACTTGGACTTTCTATATGCCGAGAACTGGTTAATATGATGGATGGTGAAATAACCGTTGATAGTGTATTAGATAAAGGATCTATTTTTAGATTTTGTGTAAGATTAAAAATATCTAAAAGGGCTTCTGAACATATCTCTATTTTCGAAAAGGTTAATGACGTGAATATTTTGATTGTTGACAATGATGAAAATAGTAGAAAGATTACAAGTTCTTACCTGAAAGGAACTGGATTACATATAATTGAGGTTGATGGTGCTGGTGAAGCAATTTCAACAATTATTTCTAATAATGATACAAAAAATAAAATAAGTATTGTAATCATTGAGTGCGAGATACCAGGAATGAATTGTTATGAACTTGCACGAACGTTAAAAAATATACCAATAGCCAAACATATCAAGTTAATACTGTTAATGTCGAGGTATAAAGGAGACTTTAAGGCAGCAATGGAGTATGGCTTTTCGTCTTATTTGACCAAGCCACTAAAAAGAGATGATTTACTTGATTGTATTGCTGTAAATTTAGGCTTGAAGAAAGAAGATGAAGAACATTTTGAAGACTCAAATAAAAATGTAGTTAAAAACATTTATGATTTATCAGAAATTAGAATTTTACTGGCAGAAGATAATGAAGTTAACAGAAAAATTTTTATAAGCATGCTTAAATCTCGTGGTATTACTTGCGATGTGGCATTAGATGGTAAAGAGGCATTAAGAAAAGTATCGGAAGAAGATTATGATATTGTATTCATGGATTGTCAGATGCCAGTAATGGATGGATATGAAGCTACTGCTGAAATAAGAAGAATTGAAGAAAATAGAAAGCACACAAAAATTGTTGCAGTAACTGCTAATGCAATGGAAGGTGATTCGGAAAAGTGTATTAAATCTGGAATGGATAATTACATTACTAAACCTATTAATTTTGGTATTGTATTTAAGATGATTGAAGAAAGTATCATAGATAAAAAACATAATACTATAGACTATTCAAGAATAATAGATAACTATATTAATGAATTTTCTAGAGATACCGGTCTTGATATAGAAGATGCATTAGAAATATTTGAAGACTACATAAGGTGCTTACCTGATTTGTTAAATGGAATTAATGATGCCATTAATACTAAGGACTTAAAGAAACTAGCAAAGTTTGCTCATGAGTTAAAAGGTTCATCTGGAACACTAAGAATAAATTCTGTTCACGAATTAGCTAAAATGCTTGATAAAAAAGCTTTAGAAGAAAAGTTAGATGAATGTAATGAGATTTTTGGACAAATAAAAGATTTGTTTTATAAAATATAA
- a CDS encoding Cof-type HAD-IIB family hydrolase, translating to MNKAVFFDIDGTLMDCLNGITDIRPRVKETIRSLQANGDYVFIATGRPYAFLNESLYNFGFDGFVLTNGAYVKVKEKCIYKECLKRDSIKELVYNFEQRNIQYILQGETYSYIKDEYKKLHSFYDSFSISKKYFQSEYDLEKVETYKIEMLYNDKSGMDYCLNLANDDYDYIHNIEGKSFELYSKSNTKATGILRVLDFLDIPIENSYAFGDGKNDIEMLSTVGCGIAMGNAEDYVKEHAKEVTDTVQNDGVALGIERFIY from the coding sequence ATGAATAAAGCAGTTTTTTTTGACATAGATGGAACTTTAATGGACTGTTTAAATGGAATAACAGATATTAGGCCTAGAGTAAAAGAAACAATTCGCTCACTTCAAGCAAATGGAGATTATGTATTTATTGCAACGGGCAGACCATATGCCTTTTTAAATGAGTCTTTGTATAATTTTGGATTTGATGGCTTTGTCCTTACCAATGGGGCATATGTAAAAGTTAAGGAAAAATGTATATATAAAGAATGTCTTAAAAGGGATTCCATAAAAGAATTAGTGTATAATTTTGAGCAGCGTAATATTCAATATATTTTGCAAGGAGAAACATATTCATACATTAAAGATGAATATAAAAAACTACATTCTTTCTATGATTCTTTTAGTATATCTAAAAAATATTTCCAATCTGAATATGATCTAGAAAAAGTAGAGACGTACAAAATTGAGATGTTATATAATGATAAAAGTGGAATGGATTATTGCTTGAATTTAGCGAATGATGATTACGATTATATTCATAATATAGAGGGAAAATCTTTTGAACTATATTCAAAATCAAATACAAAGGCAACTGGAATATTAAGAGTATTGGACTTTTTAGATATTCCAATAGAAAATAGCTATGCCTTTGGAGATGGTAAGAATGATATAGAAATGTTGTCTACAGTAGGATGCGGAATTGCTATGGGGAATGCCGAGGATTACGTTAAAGAACACGCTAAGGAAGTAACTGATACTGTACAAAATGATGGAGTAGCTTTAGGAATAGAGCGATTTATCTACTAA
- a CDS encoding 4Fe-4S binding protein: MTKNELEALKLEGFMQQQDKEYFSLRILTDAGNLSSNEMVCLAEISELYGNGYMGFTTRQCVEIPWIREDLIPEVKKRILNAGIKTGGTGTRVVAVAACKGALCRFGLLDSQEIAKNLDRKFLGIDLPGKFKIGVAACPNNCVKAPISDLGFLAQNEPKVETDMCKGCKICERTCKVDAISMVHKKAVIDYDKCISCGQCIKACPFKAMKLDNEGVAVYLGGKFGRNLRIGNRLKKLYQPDELEVITEMVIEYYKNNAIKGERLGMTISRLGFNHIKNALDI; the protein is encoded by the coding sequence ATGACTAAAAATGAGCTTGAAGCATTAAAATTAGAAGGTTTCATGCAGCAACAAGATAAAGAATATTTTTCACTTAGAATATTGACAGATGCAGGAAATTTAAGTTCTAATGAAATGGTTTGTCTAGCAGAAATATCTGAATTATATGGAAATGGATACATGGGATTTACAACACGGCAATGTGTTGAAATACCTTGGATTAGAGAAGATTTGATTCCAGAGGTTAAGAAAAGGATATTAAACGCAGGAATCAAGACAGGAGGCACTGGTACAAGGGTTGTAGCTGTAGCTGCTTGCAAAGGAGCACTTTGTAGGTTCGGATTATTAGATTCACAAGAAATAGCTAAAAATCTCGATAGAAAGTTTTTAGGAATAGATCTTCCAGGTAAATTTAAAATTGGAGTAGCAGCATGTCCTAATAATTGTGTAAAAGCTCCAATCAGTGATTTGGGTTTTTTAGCTCAAAATGAACCAAAGGTTGAGACAGATATGTGCAAAGGATGTAAGATTTGCGAACGTACTTGTAAAGTTGACGCGATATCAATGGTACATAAAAAAGCAGTAATAGATTATGATAAATGCATTTCTTGTGGGCAATGTATCAAAGCATGTCCTTTTAAAGCTATGAAGTTAGATAATGAAGGAGTTGCAGTATATTTAGGTGGCAAGTTTGGAAGAAATTTAAGAATAGGAAATCGTCTTAAAAAACTTTACCAGCCTGATGAATTGGAAGTTATTACAGAAATGGTTATTGAGTATTATAAAAATAATGCTATCAAAGGTGAAAGATTAGGAATGACAATAAGTAGACTAGGTTTTAATCATATAAAGAACGCACTAGATATATAG
- a CDS encoding sigma-54-dependent transcriptional regulator, with translation MKAKILFLAPYFGLKEIAMSVSSEYNDFQIDVYQGNYEQGPKILKQVNINKKYDVIITRGGTAEICRKITQTPIVEIHINAFDILRILKLSEGYKGKKIFLSYPNIFKSFKQLSELLGYSMESKCYFQHKDIPDIIKELKQENYELIIGDNMVYETAQEFGINSILITSGIEAVKSAIDESIRLCNALFNNKDLKSKAVDYTYYEKREKNNIDDFIKILNPDEISPSFVHTVFPQTILSQISYLSNTPLPTIITGEDGMCKNDIGYLCTYYGPQKRKSLICISCHSIPEYYNYDFLYKIIIDNFKNEGGTLFLEDIDTLYTEGQKKIANILKKLSINNTIKIITSCEFPVELCVSNGNLLRQLRSIIDEVRIELNPLKNYSNEISNMVSMYLSKLDLRCASQVVGIKEGGIKLLSEYDWPENIRQFMRVVNQLALKCNGSYINVDEVKTALKVEFENHKNASLIPINLNGSLKEIETRIIKHVMEEEGMNQVKVEKRLKISHSTLWRKLK, from the coding sequence ATGAAAGCAAAAATACTTTTTTTAGCACCCTACTTTGGCTTAAAAGAGATCGCAATGTCAGTTTCATCTGAATATAATGATTTTCAAATTGATGTGTATCAAGGCAATTATGAGCAAGGACCAAAAATTCTGAAACAAGTAAATATAAACAAAAAATATGATGTGATCATAACAAGAGGTGGTACTGCAGAAATTTGCAGGAAAATCACTCAAACTCCTATTGTTGAAATTCATATTAATGCCTTTGATATACTTAGAATTTTAAAATTATCTGAAGGATATAAAGGAAAAAAAATATTTTTATCTTATCCAAATATATTTAAATCATTTAAACAGTTAAGCGAACTTTTAGGTTATTCAATGGAATCAAAGTGTTATTTTCAACATAAAGATATTCCAGACATAATTAAAGAACTAAAACAAGAAAACTATGAACTCATTATTGGCGATAATATGGTATATGAAACAGCGCAGGAGTTTGGAATTAATAGCATACTTATTACAAGTGGAATTGAAGCTGTAAAAAGCGCTATTGATGAATCAATACGCTTATGCAACGCTCTTTTTAATAATAAAGACTTAAAATCCAAAGCAGTTGACTATACATATTATGAAAAAAGAGAAAAAAATAATATTGATGATTTTATAAAAATATTAAATCCTGATGAAATATCACCAAGCTTTGTACATACAGTATTTCCTCAAACAATTCTTTCTCAAATATCATATCTAAGTAACACACCACTTCCAACAATTATTACTGGCGAAGACGGAATGTGTAAGAATGATATCGGATATTTATGCACTTACTATGGTCCTCAAAAAAGAAAAAGCTTAATATGTATAAGCTGTCACTCTATTCCTGAATATTACAACTACGACTTTCTATATAAAATCATAATTGATAATTTTAAAAACGAAGGCGGCACATTATTTCTGGAGGATATTGATACGTTATATACAGAAGGGCAAAAAAAGATAGCTAATATTTTAAAAAAATTATCTATAAACAATACTATTAAAATAATTACATCTTGCGAATTCCCTGTTGAACTCTGTGTTAGCAATGGAAATTTACTTAGACAACTCCGTTCAATAATTGATGAAGTTAGAATTGAATTAAATCCTTTAAAAAATTACAGTAATGAAATCAGCAATATGGTAAGTATGTATCTTTCAAAACTAGATTTAAGATGTGCAAGTCAGGTTGTAGGTATAAAAGAAGGTGGTATAAAATTACTATCTGAATACGATTGGCCTGAAAATATACGACAATTTATGAGAGTTGTAAACCAATTAGCACTTAAATGTAATGGCTCTTATATTAATGTTGATGAAGTAAAAACAGCCTTAAAAGTAGAATTTGAAAATCACAAAAATGCTTCTCTAATCCCTATTAATTTAAATGGAAGCTTAAAAGAAATAGAAACTCGTATTATAAAGCATGTAATGGAGGAAGAAGGAATGAATCAGGTCAAAGTTGAGAAAAGATTGAAAATTAGTCATAGTACATTATGGAGAAAGTTAAAATGA
- the nrdJ gene encoding ribonucleoside-triphosphate reductase, adenosylcobalamin-dependent, which yields MSELLSESFLNKYREIRNTPLSNIGEFVYLRTYSRYLNNKKRRETWFETVLRTTEYNIELGIEFKKKQGLSINLQDEVKEAELLFDNLFNLRTFTSGRTLYMGGTDIVKEYPLSNYNCAFTMVEKFHDFVDIFYLLMIGSGVGVRIDKSLISRMPNIRRIYLDSEYNEDIHKFIPKEYMENTKLILDDGDPSVAKIKIGDSKEGWCNALETYFNLITSPEYINIKKITFDYSYVRPEGERLKRFGGRASGHKSLKRMFEKINKVCSNLVNGSLRSIDVLDIATIISENVVSGGVRRSAMMIICDENDEDVINAKSKLYTIVNGNWIENSEVSHRKMSNNSVLYKEKPSLNKIKKILESIKINGEPGFINGSEAMRRKSTFKGCNPCGEILLNSHQCCNLSTNNLASFVNEDNNLDIDKLEKIIKLSTRVAIRMTLVDVELPDWNKIMQNDRIVGISLTGMMDMVNRTNMTYKNLGLLLKRLRDVVRCEGIKYCSELGISIPELMTTIKPEGSLSTLPCVSSGIHYSHSNYYIRRVRISTSDPLYKMIEKLKCYPIYNENGQSDENCTTKVIEFPIKAPYGKTKYDVGAIEQLELYKLSMINWTDHNTSITVHVRENEWDDVANWLYENFDYVVGITFLPLTDETYPLLPYESTTKEDYEERIKNIKPIDYELLAELDDDDEHEIIDKECANGVCPVR from the coding sequence ATGAGCGAACTATTATCAGAATCATTTTTAAACAAATACAGAGAAATTAGGAATACGCCTTTAAGCAATATCGGTGAATTTGTTTATTTACGAACTTATTCTAGATATTTAAACAATAAAAAACGAAGGGAAACTTGGTTTGAAACAGTTCTTAGAACAACAGAATATAATATTGAACTTGGCATAGAATTTAAAAAGAAACAGGGATTAAGCATAAATTTACAAGATGAAGTAAAAGAAGCTGAACTGTTATTTGATAATTTATTCAATTTAAGGACCTTTACATCAGGTAGAACTCTTTATATGGGGGGAACTGATATAGTAAAAGAATATCCACTTTCAAATTATAACTGTGCATTTACAATGGTTGAAAAATTCCATGATTTTGTAGACATATTTTATCTTCTCATGATTGGTTCAGGTGTCGGTGTTAGAATAGATAAATCTCTAATATCAAGAATGCCTAATATAAGGAGAATATATCTAGACAGCGAATATAATGAAGATATTCATAAGTTCATTCCAAAAGAATATATGGAAAACACCAAACTTATTTTAGACGATGGAGATCCATCAGTCGCTAAGATTAAAATTGGTGACAGCAAAGAAGGCTGGTGTAACGCCCTAGAAACTTACTTTAATTTGATTACAAGTCCTGAATATATTAATATTAAGAAAATTACATTTGATTACAGTTATGTAAGACCTGAGGGTGAAAGATTAAAAAGGTTTGGTGGCAGAGCATCTGGTCATAAATCGTTAAAAAGAATGTTTGAAAAAATAAATAAGGTTTGCAGTAATCTTGTTAATGGAAGCTTAAGGTCCATAGATGTGCTTGATATAGCTACTATAATAAGTGAAAATGTAGTTTCTGGTGGAGTTAGGCGTAGTGCAATGATGATAATTTGCGATGAAAATGATGAAGATGTTATAAATGCAAAAAGTAAACTATATACAATAGTCAATGGAAATTGGATTGAAAATTCAGAAGTATCTCATAGGAAAATGAGCAATAATTCCGTTTTATATAAAGAAAAACCATCGCTTAATAAAATAAAGAAAATCCTAGAATCCATAAAGATAAATGGTGAACCTGGTTTTATTAATGGAAGTGAAGCTATGAGAAGAAAAAGTACATTTAAAGGTTGTAACCCCTGTGGAGAAATTTTACTTAATTCACATCAATGCTGCAACCTATCAACTAACAATTTAGCCTCATTCGTAAATGAAGATAATAATCTAGATATTGATAAATTAGAAAAAATAATAAAACTATCTACTAGAGTAGCTATTAGAATGACCCTAGTAGACGTAGAACTTCCAGATTGGAATAAAATCATGCAAAATGATAGAATCGTTGGAATATCATTAACTGGAATGATGGATATGGTAAATAGAACAAACATGACTTATAAAAATTTAGGTTTATTGCTAAAGCGTTTACGAGATGTAGTTAGATGCGAAGGGATTAAATACTGCTCAGAACTTGGAATTTCCATTCCTGAGCTTATGACAACAATTAAGCCTGAAGGATCTCTATCCACACTTCCATGTGTAAGTTCAGGAATACATTATTCACATTCTAATTATTATATTAGGAGAGTTAGAATCTCTACATCTGATCCTCTATATAAAATGATAGAAAAGCTAAAATGCTATCCAATTTATAATGAAAATGGTCAAAGTGATGAAAATTGCACAACAAAAGTTATAGAATTTCCGATCAAAGCTCCTTACGGAAAAACAAAATATGATGTTGGAGCTATAGAACAACTTGAACTTTATAAATTATCAATGATAAATTGGACTGATCACAATACTTCAATTACCGTACATGTAAGAGAAAATGAGTGGGATGATGTTGCCAATTGGCTCTATGAGAATTTTGACTATGTGGTCGGTATAACTTTCCTTCCTCTAACAGACGAAACTTACCCTCTTTTACCTTATGAATCTACAACAAAAGAAGATTATGAGGAGCGTATAAAAAATATTAAACCTATAGATTATGAATTATTAGCTGAACTTGATGATGATGACGAACATGAAATAATTGATAAAGAGTGCGCAAATGGAGTTTGTCCAGTAAGATAA
- a CDS encoding TSUP family transporter yields the protein MLDIIIYIAIGAAAGILSGLFGIGGGIIIIPALMYLKGFSQLTAQGTSLVAMLPPVGLLAFMEYYKKGNTNITAGIIICVTMLISAKFGGQLANILPASIMKKAFGIFIILVGIKTFIGK from the coding sequence ATGTTAGATATTATAATTTACATAGCAATAGGGGCCGCAGCAGGTATTTTAAGTGGTTTGTTTGGAATTGGTGGTGGAATAATTATAATTCCTGCATTGATGTATTTGAAAGGATTTTCGCAGCTCACAGCTCAGGGGACATCTCTTGTTGCAATGCTTCCACCTGTTGGCTTACTTGCATTCATGGAATATTATAAGAAAGGTAATACAAATATAACTGCTGGTATAATTATTTGTGTTACTATGCTAATTAGTGCAAAATTTGGAGGCCAGCTTGCTAATATTCTTCCAGCAAGTATAATGAAAAAAGCTTTTGGAATATTTATTATTTTGGTTGGAATAAAAACTTTTATAGGTAAATAA
- a CDS encoding MATE family efflux transporter, producing the protein MTKDMTKGNIHKHLISFSIPLILGNLLQLTYNAVDSIIVGRFSGTDALAAVGTANPVMNIVILGITGICIGASVLMSEFFGAGKYEELKKEISTTLIFGCFFSLIIVILGLILSKNILILLGVPNEILESATLYLRIIFAAMPFTYLYNAVSAAMRSVGDSKTPIRFLAIASILNGCLDFIFIGGFNMGVLGAGLATTIAEACSALFCIIYIYKKVPLLRLSKKDIKLDKTLLKQTLQHGSITALQQSCQPIGKLLIQGAINPLGVATIAAFNAVNRVDDFAFTPQQSISHGMMTFVAQNRGANNKNRIKAGFRVGLFIEFCYWIIICLVVLIFKTPIMKLFVSSNDNNMVDLGVSYLGLMAFFYLFPAFTNGIQGFFRGMGNMKITLISTLIQISFRVIFVFILVSHVGMISMAYASLIGWIFMLAYEVPYYFIFKRKNHLLKDYDKAEKKFQV; encoded by the coding sequence ATGACTAAAGATATGACTAAAGGGAATATACATAAGCATCTTATAAGCTTTTCTATTCCATTAATACTCGGAAATCTGCTCCAACTTACTTATAATGCCGTAGATTCGATCATAGTAGGAAGATTTTCTGGTACAGATGCTTTGGCAGCTGTTGGAACGGCTAATCCTGTAATGAATATTGTAATTTTAGGAATAACAGGTATATGTATTGGAGCATCAGTTCTTATGAGTGAATTTTTTGGAGCTGGGAAATATGAAGAATTAAAAAAAGAGATTTCGACAACTTTAATATTCGGATGTTTTTTTTCTCTAATAATTGTAATATTAGGCTTAATCCTCTCTAAGAATATATTAATCCTCCTTGGAGTTCCAAATGAAATTCTCGAATCTGCAACACTCTATCTAAGAATAATATTTGCCGCAATGCCTTTTACATATCTATATAATGCAGTATCTGCAGCAATGAGAAGTGTTGGGGATTCAAAAACACCAATAAGATTTTTAGCTATAGCATCTATTTTAAATGGATGTCTTGACTTTATTTTTATAGGAGGCTTTAATATGGGAGTACTTGGAGCTGGACTAGCCACAACTATCGCTGAAGCTTGCTCCGCTCTATTTTGTATAATTTACATATATAAAAAAGTACCATTGTTAAGACTATCTAAAAAGGATATAAAATTAGATAAAACGCTTTTAAAACAAACTCTCCAGCATGGATCAATAACAGCTTTGCAGCAATCTTGTCAGCCAATCGGCAAATTGTTAATTCAAGGTGCTATCAATCCATTAGGGGTAGCTACAATAGCAGCCTTTAATGCTGTAAACAGAGTTGATGATTTTGCTTTCACTCCACAACAAAGTATATCTCATGGAATGATGACTTTTGTTGCTCAAAATCGTGGTGCAAATAATAAAAATCGTATTAAAGCTGGATTTAGAGTTGGCTTATTCATAGAGTTTTGCTATTGGATAATAATCTGCTTGGTTGTATTAATTTTTAAGACACCCATAATGAAATTATTTGTCTCTTCTAATGATAATAACATGGTTGACTTAGGTGTGAGTTACTTAGGACTTATGGCATTTTTTTATTTATTTCCTGCATTTACAAATGGTATTCAAGGTTTCTTCAGAGGCATGGGAAACATGAAAATTACATTAATCTCTACACTTATCCAAATATCCTTTAGAGTAATATTCGTTTTTATATTAGTTTCTCATGTAGGGATGATAAGTATGGCCTATGCAAGCCTCATAGGATGGATATTCATGTTAGCTTATGAAGTTCCATATTACTTCATATTTAAAAGGAAGAATCATTTATTAAAAGATTACGACAAAGCTGAGAAGAAATTTCAAGTTTAA